The window AGAAGTTGGGGTAGAATCTCGACCCATAAGCCAAGGAGTGCAGATGCAAACCGATTTGTTAGGGCTGCATAAATGAAAGAAGGACTTCGCCAACACACTAAGTTTTTTCAACAACCAAtagttttctttcaatatttgtaAGTATTGATCTTTTGGAAACATTTAATGAGATTTCTTATATAATTCTGCATTCAATTTATGCTCAGGTCACTTTGCTATTATACATTTACGTGCTGCATttttatgaatagacattttctcaaatttctgaattattttgctaaACTATGTGTTAAGAGTTTTTTCTAGAGGTCCACCTTCTTGACTcacttttctgatgagaaatctatcAGGTTTCTCCACAGTGATTTTCAAGTTTGATAGCTCCTCGATGTGAGAAACTTAATGTCAACTAAGAAATGAATTACCACTAAAGAATCTTCTCCTTTCAAGATGCTAACTGTGTTTTGTCCAGTGTGAAATCTCACATGTGCCACAAGTGTTACTCTGTGAAGAAAGGATTTCTCATGATTTTTCAAGGCATAACTTCTCCAGTAAGAAGTGTTTGGCATTCCAAGAGAATTCATTGCCCTTGGAAAGACTTTCCCTTCTTATTTAGCGTATAAAGgatttcctctcttattttccgTTTTAGCAGCATTTTATCACTGTGTTTTCTTGTGAACATCAAGCCTAGTGCTTGGCTGAATGTTtattcacagaaaatacaaataaagggtTCATCCAAGTAAAGTTTTCTTATGTTATTTGACAACAAATtgcacataaaaacattttcacactgAACGCAGAACTAGAGATTCTCTACCTGAAAGTCCCACACgttttaagttattaaaactgTCGCTGAAGACTTTTAGTTTATTATGTTGACAGTTTCAGCTCTCTCATGTCATTTATGATCAGATCACTAACAAGTCTTTGGTACACACATGTCGTACAATTtctcttccatatgaatttattgATGAGGACTGAAGAATAAAGGTAACTGAAGTAACATCCATGTTGGTTATAGTAATTCTTCAAAATGTGAGTCCTTTGGCATGTTTACATGTTACAACTACAGCTGAAGTCTCTTCCGTATTCCTTACATTTGTCATTCCTAACACCGTGTCATCTAAAGTCAGAATATGTTCTGAagacttttataattttctctccagggtgaattttctgatgttatttaaGATTAGTACATtgactgaaggctttcccacataaaTGGCATTCATATGGCTTTTCTCCAGTGCATGTTCTCTCATATCATCTAAGGTCAGAAGTTacactgaaggctttcccacataaaAGACAAGCATGTGGTTTCTCTTCAATGTGAATTCTTGTGTGTCCTCTAAAGCCAGAGCTTTGACTAAAGACTTTCCCACTTTTATCACATTCATAACACACTTTTCCAAGGTGAGTTCTCTCATGTCTTCGAAGGTTAAAGGATTGAATAAAGCCTTTCCCACACTGATGACACTTATACGGTCTCTCTCCCGTGTGAGTTTTCTCATGTCTTCTAAGGTGAGAACACTGAGTGAAGGATTTTCCACATAGATGACATGCATATGgcctctctccagtgtgagtcatCTTGTGCCGTCTAAGGTGAAAGCAATTAGTATAGGCCttttcacatatattacattGATATGATTTACCTTTAGTGTGAATTTGTTTGTGTGGTTTAGGGGACAACTGATTACTAAGGGATTTTCCACACTGTTTGCTGACGTAGGGTTTCTTTCCACTCTGAGTTAACAAACACTGAGtcattgtggaactgtgagtgcaaTCTTCTCCCAAATCATTACATTCAAAGGGATCCTCCAGAATGAGAGAGTTCTCCTTTAGGGACAAAGATTAAAAGCTCTTAATGATTTATTGACATACATCTATACATTCATTTCACCACCTTTGAATCCCAGACCAACCATTCAGTGGTAGAGCTCAGTTGAAATCTTTCCAATGTTACTtgtgtgaaaggaaattaaattttggcACCCCAAACTCATTTaaccaaagggaaaaatcaagctaGGAACAGGGTCACACAAACCTGCCTCCCCCTTCTGGTTCCTAAATAATatggctacaagatgaaaagctacatgcctcccccatattttgcccacaaggaaattcctgaTGAGCTGTTAAAATTACACCATGGCAATGCCAACTGATAGCTTGTCTTTACAGGCGCAGTCAGCCCCAGTTCaccagacacaaatgcatatcCAATTGTTTCCCTGCCCCACTTTGCCTATGTTGTCTTATATAAAATGCAGCTTTCCTGCATTATTCCTCTGCCTCATTTGCTTATGTCATCTTATGTAAAAAAatccagattcactgagccagaaaaatgcatgaatgactatttttttctacccaccttttacatgaaaattgtgtacttctcaatatcccatcctttccccctttaaatttaaagaaaatcatctttggagaaaggtatACACCTGTCCCCCAGGTGCATGTCCTTAACTCTGGCAAATAaatctcctaaaatgattgagacttgtctcatcATTTTTCTCGATTGACACTTGTGTACACATTATCTCCTGCAGacacagatattttctcttttgtaagatCCCAACTGCAGAGTTATTCCATTAATTGTGATGATATCAATATCTTTCAAAGTCTGAGCATGAGCAATGTGTATGCACTTGTTCTATTTTACagatctcatgttatggtttagaACACAGGTCACTTTATTCACTAAATTCAAagtatcaaattttttttttgcttagaaaGCACTTAATGCCAGCCTAATTACACTCAGGTGACTGTGCGTCATTACTAACTTAACCCATTACCAGGTCTTTAACTTAGATGACTGGTGTACACAGCTATAAAACTCACCATTGTCATACCGGTGGATGCGTCTTTTCTGATAGGATGCATGGATATCGTGTGTTTTTTCTTAAGGGAACTTTCCTTgtctgaaataattgaaaaataaattgttatctTGGTATTATGGTAATAAAATTGTTTGAAAAACCCCAAGgcccatttacttttttttcaaaaattgccACTTAGATGTGGCAAATgtgtcaaatgaagaaaatacttcAATAGAAGAAACAGATTGTACAGCGTCAGCAATtggaaaagagttttaaaattaaaatgtgaaaagagttaAAATGGACATGAGATATCAGGCAGGTAAATAGAGGGATAGTCTTCACAGGGGTATCGGGAAAAGAGTCAGCATGTGACAGTTTCACTccaaaaagtaaatgaattatcCTTTTcccaaaagtaaaagaaaaggcaagaggaCATAAGAGTAGCATCtgacatatgaacaaaatgataataacatcCAAGGAATTCTGCTCCAGTAGCTTAacctacattttagaaattacCACTCATTTCATAAAACCGCTAATTAATATTTGACTGATATTATTCATTGACAAAGCACCTCCTCCTATTAGAGCACAGGACCCTGTTGCTTACCCAGATTCTGGCCTTGGAGAAATTCTCTTCCTTCCCGCCAGAGCTCTTTTCCTTGCTCCAGCTGCAAAGTTATATAGGATTTGCTTATCTGGTACCCTGTTAGTGGAAACAGTACATGTGTTTTGAGTTCACTGTCAATAAATGTGCATTATCACCAACTGTGAGGCAGGCTATcaaggaagaataaaaacagtgaagGTCAGCTCAGGCCACAAGACCTAGAACACAGAAAACTCCCCAGGATTTTTCTGACCCAATGTGAGActagaaaataaatccaaacgAAAGGTCCATCaggaaaaggaaattcaaaaCAGTCAGGACCTATGAATGCTGAGTCCATGCCTAAGTTCCAAGACACAATGCATAATACACAGTCTTTTCAGAAACAGATTAATTAAATCTCTGCAcagtatgtttattattattctcacacagaacaaaaaaagaacattcaatttacaaaaataattggtgTTCTATACAGAAAAGATATTGCTATTGTTTTCACTAATTGGTCTCAGCCTAAGCACAGCGACTAAAGCAGAagagttatttagaaaatatttaatttaatacattgaaaatattcattaagttcCCAGGTCTGTTCTGAGTATTAGACACTGAGTACCAAAGAAACCATGAAATCCTTGTCAAGATTACATTCTAATTGAGTgacaaactaaataaaacaaaataaaataaaataaagatatttctttcaGACAGATTTAGAGAGCTCAAACTTTTTTCAGATAAGATCTGTGAGAGAATCAGAGAAGAGATTAGAGTGAGATATAGGGAAGCTGTTCCAacacttattgaatgaatgagtcaatgtGTGTCTACATACGTATGTGAAGGTGGAGGGACTCACCGAGGGACACCAGGTGACTGACGTTTTCCAGCATTACATCTCTGTACAGCTTTCTCTTGGATGTGTCCATCATGGCCCACTCTTCCTGGGTGAAGTCAATAGCTACATCTTCAAAAGTCACTTTGTTCTAAAACATCACAGACATTTTAGTTTAGACAGAGAATCCCTTTTAATGTCCAGAGGAGGAAGGCTGAGATGACATAGGTAGGATCTGGGTATGCAGAACACTTAGGGTTTTAGGTTCCAGCCAGTTCATTCTCAATACTAAGCTGGTATCTGCCTTTCAGATCCACTCACAGAGACATACCCACTCTTAATCCATTAAactttactataaagaaatatcacATGAGGTGGGGCATAATATAGCCCAGATATTTTTCAGTAACGTGTTAATCACCTGTACataactgattataaaattttcacttgaaccttcataaataaaacaaatttaccaTGAATTTCAAGTAAATTACAGATTTGTCACAAGGCAAATAACCATGATTTACTACTTTTAAACATGACTgtgattaaatgaattatttctctaGATAAACCACAGGTTTCTCACCAATCAAATGGTTAAAAGAC of the Chlorocebus sabaeus isolate Y175 chromosome 8, mChlSab1.0.hap1, whole genome shotgun sequence genome contains:
- the ZNF705D gene encoding zinc finger protein 705D, with the translated sequence MHSLNKVTFEDVAIDFTQEEWAMMDTSKRKLYRDVMLENVSHLVSLGYQISKSYITLQLEQGKELWREGREFLQGQNLDKESSLKKKHTISMHPIRKDASTGMTMENSLILEDPFECNDLGEDCTHSSTMTQCLLTQSGKKPYVSKQCGKSLSNQLSPKPHKQIHTKGKSYQCNICEKAYTNCFHLRRHKMTHTGERPYACHLCGKSFTQCSHLRRHEKTHTGERPYKCHQCGKGFIQSFNLRRHERTHLGKVCYECDKSGKVFSQSSGFRGHTRIHIEEKPHACLLCGKAFSVTSDLR